Genomic DNA from Anguilla anguilla isolate fAngAng1 chromosome 17, fAngAng1.pri, whole genome shotgun sequence:
TGTTTAGACATGAAGACTTGAACCAAACAGTAGTGGGAAAGGCCTTTTAATAATCATCTTGTGCAAATGTGGAGGATGTGGTTTGCAAATGTAAATACAGaatcagccatttaaaaaatactttaccAAAACCATGAAATTGAGAAGTCACTCAGCACAAGTCACTCTGAAAGTGTCTTATGCAAGATGCAGAATACACCGTCAGGGCCAGAAACCACTCTGTAACAGGTAGCTGTCTGCTGGACTACTGCATCTTCACATTTCAGAAGCCAAATCATCTGTCCGTTTCACtttcttttaattaataaatgataGTTAATAAATCGGCTTGTATTCTGAAGAATGACAGCTGTCACTGCAGGCAACCTCCACAGTGTGATGACAAAGATGATAACCAGGTacgtggggtggggtgggggggtggtgccCATCTTGCTGCTCTTCCGTTGTTCAAGGAAAGCTGTCATCGTCATCCTCAGCCATCTCCTTGGCAAATTCCAGgtcctgctgctctctctcccgaCGTTCCTATGGAGAAAAACGCACACGGCATTTcaagcgggggtggggggggtgtatgcTATTTCCTTTGACTTCACAGGGTTAGTGGTATACCTGTAAGGCGGTTTAGAGAAGTGTGCTACTTACTAGACCTCCAAAAGAAACCagactttactgtgctgacagggagtcagcaggtgtgataaagagacagtgctcagttacaaaacatcctactggatcagcacTATGTAAAACTTAGGTTCTAAACAATACAGTgtaatcagtttttttaatttttttaattttttttatttagagcCATGTTGGCATCTAAGGCCATTTCATGGCAAGAACATGGTAATgataacattttaatatataaaaagtaGAAATTGATCAATAGAAAaccagaaaattaaataaaacctaCATAAGatgtttcaaatgtatttgtgaTAACAGCTCTAAAATTCTTTCAGGGGACACCTTGTTAAAAACATTCATGGAACTTCCTGATAAAAACAGTTGCCTTGTGGCATTAAAGGTAGGGCAGTTCAGTAAATTGTGCTTGATAGTCAAGGGAACAGTGTAatcagtgtaatcatgttttgtattgttggaaagctgatGCCATGGGGAACAAGGaggtgtctttggtggtggggtgctgactacAGATCTTGATACCTATTGGTCAGTGCCCAGCCAGTtacaaaggttaacctggtGTGATATGCTTACCAAGATCATTGAtacaagcaggatcattgatctgTTTTATCATAATTGTGTCTTACTttgatgacttggtgttttgGTTTGATCTTTTTGCATATGAGGGGAAGCGTACAATGGTACGGGGAGACTCGTCAACAGGGTTTCCTGTACATCACATGCGTATAGCCATTCCACCACTCACATTTTCAAAGGACTGTGGGAACTTGGATTGCCAGTCAACTAAGCATACAACCTGTGATTCATATTATCTTCTTTGCAatactgccatcttgtggttTGCTCCAACAGCTGCATCTAAACACTCAATTTAGTGGAAATTCTCCAAAAAAGACAGCTGGAAACTTCACAAAGCACTAATGTACAGAACTGTGTCTTTACAAGAGTCGCTTTTTGTACTGTGTAAAAGCTTAGGAACATACCTCTGCAGATTCAAGGTCCTTATTGTAGGATTTTGGTGGAAATCTCATCGCCTATGGTAGGAAAAGCACAATGGCAGTGGTTACTGTGTTTTTCTCAGTTTAAGTGCTTCTCCTGTACAATCAATATTACACACAACAGCCTGCTCAGGTTTTCCAATACAATCAATATTACACACAACAGCCTGAATATTACACACAACAGCCTGCTCAGGTTTTCCAATACAATCAATATTACACACAACAGCCTGCTCAGGTTTTCCAATACAATCAATATTACACACAACAGCCTGCTCAGGTTTTCCAATACAATCAATATTACACACAACAGCCTGCTCAGGTTTTCCAATACAATCAATATTACACACAACAGCCTGAATATTACACACAACAGCCTGCTCAGGTTTTCCAATACAATCAATATTACACACAACAGCCTGCTGACAAACGTCACTGGTCTGGCACTGGTTTAGCATGTTTATGAGTAGTGATCTCACAAACAATAGGAGTACGGGGGTTCTCCCCCAAAAGCATCTTTCTCTTGGTAGCACAGAAATTGATAATGTGATTCTATTCACGCATATAACCAGTACATTATAATCTGGCAATAAGGAAGGGCCAGAAATGCATTCCTTTTACAGGAACTACACATTTTGGTACGATCTAACAAAATGATCCATCAAACAAATTCAGAACTAAAACCAAAATGACAACTCAGAGGCCCAAGTTCCACCTTCAAAATGTCACATTCGTGACCAGAGCAgagttaaaataatttattagctCACAACTTAATCCTGAAACCCTCACACATACTGAGGATAAACAAATAACAGGTGCTTGAAGAAATCTCCTTGTGCACAGCAGAATTAATAAAGAGCTATGCTGAACACTCATTCACATTTGATCCATgagcaaatacatttctgtacaaCAGAATGACAGATTCCACTCCACATCTTTTGAATGGCAATAGAAGTAAAACTAGTGGGCCTGTCACGTTaagacacacaagcagacaaatgtgtatttgtttttgattcaaatacttttctgtcctctgttgatcttgcctggtgtaattgagcctgccaatatgaccaaaagGCGGGgtctgcactttttgagagtatttcattggttccaatacaccaggcaagatcagtaaagcgtagaaaagtatttgaatccaaaacaaatacgtatctgacccaggtctgcacaCAATCGGCTATTTACCTTGACAGACATGTTGTGAATATCCAAGCAGAAGGAGATTCTCTGGTGGAAGGCCAGTTGTGGTTCTCTGGTACCATAGATGTCCATGGTCTCTTTGGACTGGACGTAGCCTTTCTCGTGGTTGATGCTAGCTTCAATCACGCCATCGCGGATTGCCTGTGTGgaaagagggggcggggctggggtgAGCTTGTTCTGTGGATGGGCCGGGGAGGGCACTTCGCGGAGGGGGAGACCCTTCCCGTTACCTTGGCGACGATGAACTCGGCATCCTCCGGGCTGTCCAGCTGCAGCTTCTGGGCGATGTCCGCCAGCGAGATGCGCGAGTATGACAGGCTGATCATCCGTACGCCTGCGAACGGAAAGGAAGGAAGCCGTCACCCGCCGCCCGCCCGTTACTAACCAAAGCGCCCCATTTCCTGCTCCAGGACAGCGGCTACTTAGATAAGCCGCACCTTCTCAGGTCCAAACCAAACCGTGCCCGTGTGGACCGGGGCCGGTAGCGCCATAGGGTGATGTGCGAGTACGGGAGGGTTTAGTCGGTTAGGGGTCTGCGGTCATTGCTATatagcaccccctgctggttgaaTGGGCACCCAATGACTGCATATTAAAGCTGCATATAaaggtcttcctcagactccacCCTGTACTCTCTGCTGATAATAACTGCGCTCCAACATGTCTGTGGATTAATGCCCCCAATACAGGACGTCCAATACAACAGCAGACGGGAAAATATGACTTGCCACTCCTGTTCACATTTGGGTATTGAGAGGGGGTGGCACGAGGGTGGTAAGTAGCTAGCAATCTTTTCATAGACAAAGCCTACAGTAGTGGAGAACTGCTGTGGTAGGGCAGCAAAACTCAACAGCAGCTATTAGCACAATCCCATTCGGTTGTCTCTGCTACAAGCGACTGGATAGTTTCCCTTTACAAATCATTTCTAGTGTGTTTTGTCTCACGTGCAAGTTTTTACGTGTTGTTCAACCGTTACCTATGTCTATACAAACTGCTGTTCACTTGTAACCTGTGTCTATACTGACTGCTGTTAACCTGTACCCAGTAGCTATACTGACTGCTGTTCACCTGTTTTGATGACATTGTGTCTGAGGCGGATGATGAGGGTGTAGGTGCCGTCGGTCTGGAACTTCTCGCCGAACTGCTCCAGGACCTGGTTGAACTTGGCCAGGTTGCCAGTTCTCACCGCtgcagagggggaaagaggaaCGGAGGACAGTGTTAAGGAGCAGCTCGTTCCCCGAGCGTCGGAGCGAGCGgcgcagggaggagagagcagtACCCTGGGTCAGCAGGAAGTAGGGCATGAGCGACCTCTTCAGTGAGGGCTGGCGGAACTGCAGACGGTCCGGGATCtctcccagcagcagctccaccaCGATCAGGAGCTTGTGAACCTGCGGGGACCCCCAGATGGACGAGAGAAAGCGTCATCGCAGTTGGCATTTTATTAAAGATAACACATAAAACAATCAGGAACGACACTGTGTACACATCTATCTGCAGGTTATGCACTTAAGTTATGCACTTACTGTAAGTCGGTTTGGAAAAAATCGGCTGCCAaattaatgtattgtaatgtattgtaatgtaatgcaggtaATGCTTATGTGCTCCTTGTGGATTTGGAGGCTGACCGTCTGTTTGAAGCCCACAGCGGTGTGCTGAGGAGCCTTCCTCAGGGCGTTAGTCAGAGTCCTCCTCGCCTCCGAGTATTCCAGCTGGATGGCCTTAATGCGAcctgagggggggagagagagagagagagagggagagggagagggagagggagagagggggggagaaggagagcaaGAAAGGACAAACAATTACATGTTAATATCACTCAAACCAAACACCCACTGTTTTGGCAGAAAATTCTCTCACCCATGCAGTACCGTTTTTCTCACTTGTGCAGTACTGTGTTTCTCACCTGTGTAGTACTGTTTCTCTCACCCGTGCAGTACTGTTTTACTAACCTGTGCAGTATTGTGTTTCCCACCTGTGCAGCACTGTTTTTCTCACCTGTGCAGTACTGTTTTTCTCACCTGTGCAGCACTGTTTTACTCacctgtgtagtagaggtagcgggCCCACTCGTTGTTGTTGGCCAGCTCTGGGAAGATGGACTTGGACACCAGCTTCTCGGCCTGGTCGTACAGGTTGAACTGCAGGTAGTTCCGCAGCAGCAGGTTGAGCAGCGTGGCCTGGCCGTCCGCATCGTGCCGCAGGGTGGCGGTCCGCAGGCGGGTGTGCAAGAAGCTGAGGGAGAGGTGGATGCTGGGAGATTTACGCCACGCACCAATATCCACTATCCTGAAATCCACTACATCAATGAAACTCCTAACTGTTCTCTTTCAAAagctctggaaaagagcatctCCTAAACACCTGTAATGCAATCTAGCtagtgtagtgtaatataatgtagtGTAGTCTACTGTAGtctagtgtaatgtagtgtcaTGTAATGTTgcgtaatgtaaggtaatgtaatgtaatgaagtgtaatgtaatgtaatgacccaATAAGCCATCACAGCAGCTGACAGCAGCCTACCTGCGCACTGTGTCCAGTTGGTTGAGGAACTCGTAGACGCGGGAGTGGTAGTAGTAACACTTGGCAGCCACCAGGTCCAGGGCCCGACGGTTCTGGGAGCTGATCTTCTGCAGGAGGTCATCCGACACCTTCTGAGCctggggggggcatgggggggaaggaggaacaaacacacacatccatttaTCTCAATCTGTTCTTGGCCTTATTACAGATAGCGTAGAAAGACTCTCAGAAATAACACTCCAGATGTAAAGCAGTTTGATCCAGTCCGGGTTTTACGGAAATCAGATGAGCGTGGTGGATAGAAGCCTCCAACAGGTGAGTTCAAGTCCTTACATTCACTTTTTTCTAAGACGCGGAATGGCTGaaagtatatattatatatttatatacacaggAGTGCTTATAATGATGCACCAAATGTGAGGTGCCTGCtgaaattacaaattaaattttgGTGCCCCAAATCTAATTTAATGCAACCTTCATATCAGTGGCAGTTGCAAATACTATTTTGTGTTGATTTATTCCATACATGCACTATATGTGCACATGTCAATATTATTGAATGTAGTGTCATTACAAAATTCTACTGTCGGTCACATCTTTTAGTAACCACACCTCTTGACCACGTCATGACTTGGAAAGTGAAAGTGTTCTTGATGATGTACTGGgtgcaatttttattttatttttaatctccaGCTTGGGTTCCTGAATAGCAGGAGGACCAGCCTCAGTCGTTTCAGGCCAGATGAGCAGATCCCTCTCTCCGACGCTCACCTCCGTGTAGCGCTTGTTGTTCGTGAGGTAgaccagcaggaggagctgcaggtagGCCTCCACCTCAGGCAGCAGCGGGGTGGCGGCGGCCTTCCCCGTCCGGGGGCGGAACTGCACGTCACCGTCCGCGTCCATTGGCTGGGGGAGGGACAAGAGGTGGTGACCAGGATGCTAAGTGATGCTCCAACACGAACAGCGAAATGTGTCCGACAAACAAGAGGCATTTCCTAACAGCTGCCCATGCGCACTATCCAAATGCTTCGACTGAAATTCTACCATTGAAACCGCTTTCAGAAACATGCTATGCCAGATGTGTCCACAAACTAATTTCAGACTGAAAGTACTCAGATGTACTGGGATCAAAGGCAATATTTTGAGAAATTGAGATACCTGTGTGAGCATGTTAGTCATATTGACTAACTGCCCTTTTCACTTGTCGTGTGAGTGAACAGGCTATCCTGCCAGgctgaaaaaaactggactgctCTGGGTCGAAATGAGGATGTCTGTGAATAACTGAAGCTAATCTTCACATCTCCTGCACAAAGCCCCAGTCTTGATGGCAAAACAAGTCACTGACAGAGACTACCAAGCAGATCTTCAGTTCTCCCAAAACTTTGCTAACTTAGGGCTCGGAGCACTCCTGGTAAAAACagtattatactgtattatgtaTTTACTACTGTTTGAGCTAGGATCGCCATGACTTAGCATCAGCACTGTTTGTTGCGTAATCACACAAGCAAGCCTGCTACAGTAAGTGCCTGAATGTGATAGACCAGCTCGATGCTCAATGACGTGGTTTGGCTCTGACTGTTGCTGCAGGAGGAGACTCACCTCTTCTAAGAAGCCGAGCAGGAACTCCTTGCCCGCGGCGTTGGACGTGTAGAATCCGGAGATGGCCTTGTGCAGCACGTTGAGATTGAGTCTGCGGCTGGTAGAGGGCAGCGCACGGAGA
This window encodes:
- the LOC118217415 gene encoding 26S proteasome non-ATPase regulatory subunit 3-like translates to MKETAAKRREKPRDSKPEKQKESGPEPQDVEMPEEDAATAGKPHKELDTLTLEDIKEHVKQIEKAVSGKEPRFVLRALRALPSTSRRLNLNVLHKAISGFYTSNAAGKEFLLGFLEEPMDADGDVQFRPRTGKAAATPLLPEVEAYLQLLLLVYLTNNKRYTEAQKVSDDLLQKISSQNRRALDLVAAKCYYYHSRVYEFLNQLDTVRSFLHTRLRTATLRHDADGQATLLNLLLRNYLQFNLYDQAEKLVSKSIFPELANNNEWARYLYYTGRIKAIQLEYSEARRTLTNALRKAPQHTAVGFKQTVHKLLIVVELLLGEIPDRLQFRQPSLKRSLMPYFLLTQAVRTGNLAKFNQVLEQFGEKFQTDGTYTLIIRLRHNVIKTGVRMISLSYSRISLADIAQKLQLDSPEDAEFIVAKAIRDGVIEASINHEKGYVQSKETMDIYGTREPQLAFHQRISFCLDIHNMSVKAMRFPPKSYNKDLESAEERREREQQDLEFAKEMAEDDDDSFP